From the genome of Bordetella sp. H567, one region includes:
- a CDS encoding amidohydrolase family protein, producing MQPKRIDIHSHVIPDRIIAAIAADPGRFRARIEGQGAARKVIHDQGYVYPLFDEFHKTEAKLQAMDRRGIEISVISPAPPMFYYWADADLALDVAGLVNDGVADMVAGAPARLRGMATVPMQHPDAAIAELERVVREFGFKAVEIGTSIEGAQLAEERFRPLLRRASELGVFVFAHPYYVGAKSGLENYYLTNLIGNPLDTTVMLANLMFSGRLDELPDLKIVLAHGGGFAPYQIGRLVHGHAVRGETHGISKSTPKALLKRIYFDSLVFEPQALRYLIDLVGADHVCIGTDAPFDMADDHPGATLDAVPGMTPTERQCICCGTALKLLREA from the coding sequence ATGCAACCCAAGCGGATCGACATCCATAGCCACGTCATCCCCGATCGCATCATCGCGGCGATCGCGGCCGACCCAGGCCGCTTTCGCGCGCGTATCGAGGGACAAGGCGCCGCGCGCAAGGTCATTCACGATCAGGGATATGTCTATCCGCTGTTCGATGAATTCCACAAGACCGAAGCCAAACTGCAGGCCATGGACCGCAGGGGCATCGAGATATCCGTCATTTCGCCCGCGCCGCCGATGTTCTATTACTGGGCCGACGCCGATCTGGCGCTCGATGTGGCCGGCCTGGTGAATGATGGCGTCGCCGACATGGTCGCGGGCGCGCCCGCAAGGCTGCGCGGCATGGCGACCGTGCCGATGCAGCACCCCGATGCCGCGATCGCCGAACTGGAACGCGTGGTCCGGGAGTTCGGCTTCAAGGCCGTGGAGATCGGCACTTCCATCGAGGGCGCACAGCTGGCCGAGGAACGTTTTCGCCCCCTGCTGCGGCGGGCCTCCGAGCTGGGCGTCTTCGTATTTGCGCACCCTTATTATGTTGGCGCCAAGAGCGGCCTGGAAAATTATTACCTTACCAATCTAATCGGCAATCCCCTCGACACAACGGTGATGCTTGCCAATCTTATGTTTTCCGGCCGGCTCGACGAACTGCCCGACCTGAAGATCGTGCTTGCGCATGGCGGCGGCTTCGCTCCCTACCAGATCGGGCGGCTGGTTCACGGGCATGCGGTGCGCGGCGAGACACATGGCATCAGCAAATCCACCCCGAAGGCGCTGCTCAAGCGCATCTATTTCGACAGCCTTGTCTTCGAGCCGCAGGCACTGCGCTATCTTATCGACCTTGTGGGCGCGGATCATGTCTGCATTGGGACCGATGCGCCATTCGACATGGCCGATGACCATCCCGGCGCTACGCTGGACGCGGTCCCGGGGATGACGCCCACGGAGCGCCAATGCATCTGCTGCGGTACGGCGCTGAAGCTGCTGCGCGAGGCTTGA
- a CDS encoding LVIVD repeat-containing protein — translation MARNDDHVPSSTSAAKAGRIDGVMPGGGTVPFRLPAGALNYLDRNQYISNMEIIDFFPSIKLTIFGDEHSCLWAKGTRRLIAFQGGWVDITDPRKATVISEAGLATFQSCVYNKDLKKWIRVVAHQMPLTPGTTQYPRGKYHDEYAAKSVGDPGFRGIKTYDVTNPEKTVLLNEFETGKTGHGVHLPFYDGGKYAYLACGWDDQLRMESTERVYSNALMIVDMSDPANVKEVSRWWVPGQRLDEEAYYRATYPFAGDQCSWTCNRTPCIVPVRVEDGGTVGYGGWGHFGMYVHDLSDIRNPKVYGKVTHPLEAIGGIPYHHVVPVTADAKHYPRLQNLVIAIPESLESDCREPFHTSYVVDVKDPANPRIIGLFPRPTPHPDAPYKDFAMARGRFSSRVMQHWIAPGQARPDVVALSYLNAGLRLFDISDPTSPTEVAYFVPPRDGEIEDYMSWRRGTSEAVFIEWDRKLIWLSTHAGLYCLSAPFLGEPVLKPMAVSQWSVPHVNAGWEG, via the coding sequence ATGGCACGAAATGACGATCACGTTCCGTCTTCAACGTCCGCCGCCAAGGCCGGAAGAATCGATGGCGTGATGCCGGGTGGTGGAACAGTGCCTTTCCGGCTGCCAGCCGGTGCCTTGAATTATCTCGACCGCAATCAATACATCTCCAACATGGAGATCATCGATTTTTTCCCGTCGATCAAGCTGACGATTTTCGGGGACGAGCATTCGTGCCTGTGGGCGAAAGGCACGCGCCGTCTGATCGCTTTCCAGGGCGGCTGGGTGGACATCACGGATCCCAGGAAGGCGACTGTGATTTCGGAGGCTGGGCTTGCCACGTTCCAAAGCTGCGTCTACAACAAGGATCTGAAGAAGTGGATACGCGTCGTTGCGCACCAGATGCCGCTGACGCCAGGAACCACGCAATATCCGCGCGGAAAATATCACGATGAATACGCCGCCAAGTCCGTCGGCGATCCCGGCTTTCGCGGCATCAAGACCTACGACGTGACCAACCCCGAAAAGACGGTGCTGCTGAACGAATTCGAAACGGGAAAAACCGGCCACGGGGTCCACCTGCCTTTTTATGACGGCGGCAAGTACGCCTACCTGGCCTGCGGGTGGGACGATCAACTGCGCATGGAGAGCACGGAGCGCGTCTACAGCAACGCACTGATGATCGTCGACATGTCCGATCCCGCCAATGTGAAGGAAGTATCGCGCTGGTGGGTCCCGGGCCAGCGCCTGGACGAGGAAGCGTACTACCGCGCGACTTATCCGTTCGCCGGAGACCAGTGCTCCTGGACGTGCAACCGTACCCCTTGCATCGTCCCGGTCAGGGTCGAGGATGGCGGCACCGTCGGCTACGGCGGCTGGGGCCATTTCGGCATGTATGTGCACGACTTGTCCGACATCCGCAATCCCAAGGTGTATGGCAAGGTGACGCATCCGCTCGAAGCCATCGGGGGAATTCCTTATCACCATGTCGTTCCCGTGACCGCCGATGCAAAGCACTATCCCCGATTGCAGAACCTGGTTATCGCGATACCGGAATCCCTCGAATCCGACTGCCGCGAACCCTTCCATACCAGCTACGTCGTCGACGTGAAAGACCCGGCCAATCCGCGCATCATCGGGCTGTTCCCGCGTCCGACGCCGCACCCGGACGCGCCGTACAAGGATTTCGCGATGGCGCGAGGCCGGTTCAGTTCGCGCGTCATGCAGCACTGGATCGCGCCCGGACAAGCTCGCCCCGATGTCGTGGCGCTGTCGTATCTCAATGCGGGCCTGCGCCTTTTCGACATCTCCGACCCGACCTCCCCCACGGAGGTTGCGTATTTCGTGCCGCCGCGCGACGGCGAAATCGAGGACTACATGAGCTGGCGCCGCGGCACGTCGGAAGCCGTTTTCATCGAATGGGACCGCAAGCTGATCTGGCTATCGACGCACGCGGGCCTTTACTGCCTGTCGGCACCGTTCCTGGGCGAGCCGGTGCTCAAGCCCATGGCGGTCAGCCAGTGGTCGGTTCCACATGTAAACGCAGGATGGGAAGGATAG
- a CDS encoding DHA2 family efflux MFS transporter permease subunit produces the protein MSATSPGKSKTTAPAPRHEGRIDPQVWKIAGVVMLAPLMAQLDSTVVNVSLSTLAQELDTSLTTIQWVSSGYLLALALTLPLTGWLVDRLGAKRVYLICFSIFTLTSLFCGIATDASSLIVSRVLQGMAGGLLTPMSQMMMARTAGPHMARVMGFAVMPVMIGPILGPTLAGVILQHAGWPWIFLVNLPVGILATLLAWRVLPPDRDMRVRRNFDALGFLMLAPALAMLLHSLETLASTADAADAEAIWLELGAAVLLLAAFLWHAARRGGAALIDIRLFRARSFAPSAVTQFLTNCMTYGGQLLFPLYLIAARGYSPSRAGILLAAMGIGLLCAFPWMGRLTDRFGSRRVATAGALLGLAGTLPFMLVGLYDMPDTVICVLLWMRGMGLGSINIPSMSSAYASIPREKLPVATTALNIVQRLGGPIATTCLAIWLHASLAAHEARQAFAFSSTFAVFCVIHALGVVAALTIPARRK, from the coding sequence GTGTCCGCCACATCGCCCGGTAAATCCAAGACCACCGCCCCCGCGCCCCGCCACGAAGGCCGCATCGATCCCCAGGTATGGAAGATCGCCGGCGTCGTGATGCTGGCGCCGCTGATGGCGCAGCTGGATTCCACGGTCGTCAACGTGTCGCTGTCCACCCTGGCGCAGGAACTGGATACCAGCCTGACGACCATCCAGTGGGTATCGAGCGGCTATCTGCTCGCCCTGGCCCTGACGCTGCCGCTGACCGGCTGGCTGGTGGACCGGCTCGGCGCCAAGCGGGTGTACCTGATCTGCTTTTCGATATTCACCCTGACGTCGCTGTTCTGCGGGATTGCGACAGACGCCAGCAGCCTGATCGTGTCCCGCGTCCTGCAGGGCATGGCCGGGGGGCTGCTGACGCCGATGTCGCAAATGATGATGGCGCGCACCGCTGGCCCGCACATGGCCCGCGTCATGGGGTTCGCCGTCATGCCGGTGATGATAGGCCCCATCCTGGGGCCGACCCTGGCGGGCGTGATCCTGCAGCACGCCGGATGGCCGTGGATCTTCCTGGTCAACCTGCCGGTCGGCATACTGGCCACCCTGCTGGCCTGGCGCGTGCTGCCGCCGGACAGGGACATGCGCGTCCGGCGCAATTTCGACGCGCTAGGCTTCCTGATGCTGGCGCCCGCGCTGGCCATGCTTTTGCACAGCCTGGAAACGCTGGCCAGCACCGCGGACGCCGCCGATGCCGAGGCGATTTGGCTGGAACTGGGCGCCGCGGTGCTGCTGCTCGCGGCCTTCCTGTGGCATGCCGCGCGCCGCGGCGGTGCGGCGCTGATCGACATCCGCCTGTTCCGCGCACGCTCGTTCGCGCCCTCGGCCGTCACGCAGTTCCTGACCAACTGCATGACCTACGGGGGGCAGTTGCTGTTCCCCCTGTACCTGATCGCCGCGCGCGGATACAGCCCCTCGCGCGCCGGCATCCTGCTGGCGGCGATGGGCATCGGCCTGCTGTGCGCCTTCCCGTGGATGGGCCGGCTGACGGACCGCTTCGGCTCGCGGCGCGTGGCCACCGCCGGCGCCCTATTGGGGTTGGCCGGCACCCTGCCCTTCATGCTGGTCGGCCTTTATGACATGCCGGACACCGTGATCTGCGTGCTGCTGTGGATGCGCGGCATGGGGTTGGGCTCCATCAACATCCCGTCGATGTCGTCCGCGTACGCCAGCATCCCCAGGGAAAAACTGCCCGTGGCCACCACGGCGCTGAATATCGTGCAGCGCCTGGGCGGGCCTATCGCCACCACCTGCCTGGCCATCTGGCTGCACGCCAGCCTGGCGGCGCACGAGGCACGGCAAGCCTTCGCGTTCTCCAGCACCTTCGCGGTGTTCTGCGTGATACACGCATTGGGGGTGGTCGCGGCCTTGACGATCCCGGCGCGGCGCAAGTAG
- the denD gene encoding D-erythronate dehydrogenase: MKILITGGAGFLGTQLARALLRLGHFRGQPIERLTLADRVAPAHPEVVADARVAADVGDLLQRMPALLAGAQDVVFHLASAVSAECEADFDLGLRSNLDATRALLDGLRQQAMRSGQLPVLFFSSSVAVFGSDPGIPLPAVIRDDTFPTPQSSYGAQKFICEQLIAEYTRKDFLDGRVARLMTVSVRPGRPNGAASSFLSGIIREPLAGLPAVCPVDLDTAVALASPANTVAGILAVAQADREALGGRTAINLPALTVTVRQMLQALEAVAGKETAALVTLSPDPAIARIVGGWPAHFDSPRAAALGLKPDASYRAVIEQYIADNKTTG, translated from the coding sequence GTGAAGATATTGATCACCGGCGGCGCGGGCTTCCTGGGCACCCAATTGGCTCGCGCATTGCTGCGGCTCGGCCATTTCCGCGGGCAACCTATCGAGCGGCTGACATTGGCCGACCGCGTGGCCCCGGCGCATCCGGAAGTCGTCGCCGATGCTCGCGTAGCCGCGGACGTCGGCGATCTGCTGCAGCGCATGCCGGCCTTGCTGGCGGGGGCGCAAGATGTGGTCTTCCATCTTGCCTCGGCGGTCTCCGCCGAGTGCGAGGCCGACTTCGATCTTGGATTGCGTTCCAACCTGGACGCCACGCGCGCGCTGCTGGACGGGCTGCGCCAGCAGGCGATGCGCTCGGGCCAGCTGCCGGTGTTGTTCTTTTCCAGCTCCGTGGCGGTGTTCGGCTCGGATCCCGGCATTCCCCTGCCCGCGGTCATCCGAGACGACACCTTTCCCACGCCGCAATCCAGCTATGGCGCGCAGAAATTCATTTGCGAACAACTCATCGCGGAATACACGCGCAAAGACTTTCTTGACGGACGCGTGGCGCGCCTGATGACCGTCTCCGTGCGGCCGGGTCGACCCAACGGCGCCGCGTCCAGCTTCCTGTCCGGGATCATCCGGGAACCGCTGGCGGGGCTGCCGGCCGTCTGTCCCGTCGACCTGGACACCGCGGTCGCGCTGGCATCGCCGGCGAATACCGTAGCCGGCATCCTGGCTGTCGCGCAGGCGGACCGGGAAGCGCTGGGCGGCCGGACGGCCATCAACCTGCCCGCCTTGACCGTCACCGTCCGCCAGATGCTCCAGGCCCTGGAAGCCGTGGCCGGTAAAGAAACCGCCGCCCTGGTCACCCTTTCGCCCGACCCGGCGATCGCCCGGATCGTGGGCGGATGGCCGGCCCACTTCGACAGCCCCCGGGCGGCCGCGTTGGGGCTGAAGCCCGACGCCTCATACCGGGCGGTAATCGAGCAATACATCGCGGACAATAAAACAACGGGTTGA
- a CDS encoding alpha/beta hydrolase family protein, with amino-acid sequence MAEELLIDQVTDVKHGIYQPYGWHHWPNHPWMSYQFRRALGETQEGGGAVSECFLAASRMIPGDRESWHQEWKRIADFNQARGDEQYGKGHVRTAMNCWLRAANYYRHTEFWLDYSDPRRLVAFTNMEECSRKFIQNLTPAGEVLEIPYENGKPLYAYFVRAPFANGKQPVMICMGGLDSIKDEMWFMQAHGALQRGISVLMIDGPGQGGTLRRHKIPTRPDYEVPIGKCIDYLLTRQDIDPTRIAVCGSSLGGYYAARAGCYEHRLAAAISHGAIWSITELWANAKEDHGLADHIKTVFGAGSMKEALEKARPFALEGHLDHMKCPYLIVHGGHDVLGVASAQKVADYAKSKGVNVTLRLVSESETGADHCQHDNPTIGQELMIDWLTDQFGIDERELRKTAMNPLV; translated from the coding sequence ATGGCAGAAGAGCTTCTGATCGATCAGGTCACGGATGTGAAACACGGCATATACCAGCCTTACGGCTGGCACCATTGGCCGAATCATCCGTGGATGTCCTACCAGTTCCGGCGCGCGCTGGGCGAGACCCAGGAAGGCGGAGGCGCCGTGTCCGAATGCTTCCTCGCGGCCAGCCGCATGATCCCCGGGGACAGGGAAAGCTGGCACCAGGAATGGAAACGCATCGCCGATTTCAATCAGGCCCGCGGCGACGAACAATACGGCAAGGGCCACGTCCGCACCGCGATGAACTGCTGGCTGCGTGCCGCCAACTACTACCGCCACACCGAATTCTGGCTCGACTATTCGGACCCGCGCCGGCTCGTCGCCTTCACCAACATGGAGGAATGCTCGCGCAAATTCATCCAGAACCTGACGCCGGCCGGAGAGGTGCTGGAGATTCCCTACGAGAACGGCAAGCCGCTGTACGCCTATTTCGTGCGGGCGCCATTCGCCAACGGAAAACAGCCCGTGATGATCTGCATGGGCGGCCTGGATTCCATCAAGGACGAGATGTGGTTCATGCAGGCGCACGGCGCGCTGCAACGGGGTATCTCCGTACTGATGATCGACGGCCCGGGCCAGGGCGGGACCCTGCGCCGCCACAAGATACCGACCCGGCCCGACTACGAAGTGCCGATCGGCAAGTGCATCGACTACCTGCTGACTCGCCAGGATATCGACCCCACAAGAATCGCCGTCTGCGGGTCGTCCCTTGGCGGGTATTACGCGGCGCGTGCCGGCTGTTATGAACATCGACTGGCCGCGGCCATCTCGCACGGCGCGATCTGGTCAATAACGGAACTGTGGGCCAATGCAAAAGAGGACCATGGCCTTGCCGATCACATCAAGACCGTGTTCGGCGCCGGTTCGATGAAAGAAGCGCTGGAGAAGGCCCGGCCTTTCGCGCTGGAAGGCCACCTGGATCACATGAAATGCCCCTACCTGATCGTCCATGGCGGCCACGACGTCCTTGGCGTCGCGTCGGCGCAGAAGGTCGCCGATTATGCGAAGTCGAAAGGCGTCAACGTGACGCTGCGCCTGGTAAGCGAAAGCGAGACCGGCGCGGACCACTGCCAGCATGACAACCCGACCATCGGCCAGGAGCTGATGATCGACTGGCTTACCGACCAGTTCGGGATCGACGAACGCGAACTACGCAAAACGGCGATGAATCCACTGGTTTGA
- a CDS encoding IclR family transcriptional regulator, with protein sequence MTNATSTSQTVGRAIQLIRLVASSKSHNLRLIDIAEMASLDKSTAHRLLQRLVHERMLARDPGRRGYRLGPLLHELGLGALPETNVEDAAEPALRQLARTTGDMAFLSGRSGLEIVCLRRIAGAFEIQTLARNVGDRHPLGIGAAGLAILAAMNNNDADAAISAISPQLSRYSLTEQVLRERVSLTRRRGYALDEGRAALDIVAVGRAIRNRGGVPSAAVFVASISSRMTETRQRLIDRHVAECVAAIEAALNH encoded by the coding sequence GTGACCAACGCCACATCGACGTCACAGACCGTGGGCAGGGCCATACAGCTGATTCGACTGGTCGCATCCAGCAAGTCGCACAATCTGCGGCTGATCGACATCGCGGAAATGGCTTCACTGGATAAGTCGACGGCGCACCGCCTGCTGCAACGCCTGGTGCATGAACGCATGCTGGCGCGCGATCCCGGGAGAAGGGGGTACCGGCTCGGTCCTTTGCTGCACGAATTGGGCCTTGGCGCCCTTCCCGAGACCAATGTGGAGGACGCCGCCGAGCCCGCGCTGCGGCAACTCGCCCGAACGACCGGAGACATGGCCTTCCTGAGCGGGCGCAGCGGCCTTGAAATCGTATGCCTGCGGCGGATCGCGGGCGCTTTCGAGATCCAGACATTGGCCCGCAATGTGGGGGACCGGCATCCGCTCGGGATAGGCGCCGCCGGTCTGGCGATCCTGGCTGCCATGAACAACAACGATGCGGATGCCGCGATCAGCGCGATCTCGCCGCAGCTGAGCCGCTATAGCCTGACCGAACAGGTATTGCGCGAGCGGGTCAGCCTGACGCGCCGCCGGGGCTACGCGCTGGACGAAGGCCGCGCGGCGCTCGATATCGTCGCGGTGGGCCGCGCCATACGCAACCGCGGCGGCGTGCCCAGCGCCGCGGTATTCGTGGCTTCCATCAGCAGCCGCATGACGGAGACGCGGCAGCGCCTCATCGACAGGCACGTGGCGGAATGCGTCGCCGCCATCGAGGCCGCTCTCAACCACTGA
- a CDS encoding class II aldolase/adducin family protein — protein MDTGLKSLREELCRAGRSLFERGYVHGTTGNISARVPAADGGGFLITPTDASLGCLEPARLAWVGEDGVQRDGDRASKTLALHRRIYQAAPHAGCVLHTHSRHLVALTLRGVWRDGDILPPLTPYQVMKVGHVPLVPYCRPGDSAVAEHVAHLIADHARDGRTLRAVMCDRLGPQVWHETPAAAMAVLEELEETAALWILADGLAQPLDDARIDELRRHFGAQW, from the coding sequence ATGGATACCGGACTGAAATCGTTGCGCGAGGAACTATGCCGAGCCGGGCGCAGCCTGTTCGAGCGCGGCTATGTGCATGGCACGACGGGCAATATCAGCGCGCGCGTGCCGGCGGCGGATGGCGGCGGCTTCCTGATCACCCCCACCGATGCCAGCCTGGGCTGCCTGGAGCCGGCGCGTCTCGCTTGGGTTGGCGAGGACGGCGTGCAGCGTGACGGCGATCGCGCCAGTAAAACGCTGGCCTTGCATCGCCGGATCTACCAGGCCGCGCCGCACGCCGGCTGCGTGCTGCATACGCATTCCCGCCATCTGGTGGCGCTGACCCTGCGCGGCGTGTGGCGCGATGGCGATATCCTCCCGCCGTTGACGCCCTACCAGGTAATGAAGGTAGGGCACGTGCCGCTCGTTCCTTATTGCCGGCCGGGCGATTCCGCCGTGGCCGAGCACGTGGCCCACCTGATCGCCGACCACGCGCGCGACGGCCGGACGCTGCGTGCCGTCATGTGCGACCGGCTGGGACCGCAGGTGTGGCACGAAACGCCGGCCGCGGCCATGGCGGTGCTGGAAGAACTGGAAGAAACCGCGGCGCTGTGGATTCTGGCCGATGGCCTGGCCCAGCCGCTGGACGACGCACGCATCGATGAACTGCGCCGGCATTTCGGGGCGCAATGGTAA
- a CDS encoding LacI family DNA-binding transcriptional regulator, which produces MRPTKKTLTSRDIAKVAGVSQTTVSRVLQGSPLVQPETRKAVLQVIDQLGYQPSQAARSMRTRRTNTVALVVASLSINPLYPALLQLMSAALRRNGLYASVWEAEDSDEDTMRALAATSVDGVIVATAMDAALPLLARIGETRPVVLVNRTVASDAFDQISSDNRAGAAQVAAYFDEHRRHRVGLVTGALGRAHPSPIRDREAGFLAELHRRGIPMNEDVIARVPYFAYQTGFDAARQLLARGDLDAIFCANDIVAIGALDGVRAGGARVPDDTWVVGYDDIPMCAWQAIDLTTVRQPLDAMVEAAVARLCERLGTGNLPPRRVVLPNTLVVRGSSA; this is translated from the coding sequence GTGAGACCGACCAAGAAAACCCTGACCAGCCGCGATATCGCCAAGGTGGCGGGTGTATCGCAAACCACGGTATCCCGCGTGCTGCAGGGGTCGCCGCTGGTGCAGCCGGAAACGCGCAAGGCCGTGCTGCAGGTCATCGACCAGCTGGGCTACCAGCCCAGCCAGGCCGCGCGGTCCATGCGCACAAGGCGCACCAATACCGTGGCGCTGGTGGTTGCCAGCCTGTCGATCAACCCGCTTTATCCCGCGCTGCTGCAGCTGATGTCTGCCGCGCTGCGCCGCAACGGATTGTATGCGTCCGTGTGGGAGGCGGAGGACTCCGACGAGGACACCATGCGGGCGCTGGCCGCGACATCGGTGGACGGCGTGATCGTCGCCACGGCCATGGATGCGGCGCTGCCGCTCCTGGCGCGCATCGGCGAGACGCGTCCCGTGGTGCTGGTCAACCGCACCGTCGCGTCGGATGCCTTCGACCAGATTTCCAGCGACAACCGCGCGGGCGCCGCGCAGGTGGCCGCGTATTTCGACGAACACCGCCGGCATCGGGTCGGCCTGGTGACGGGCGCCCTGGGCCGTGCGCACCCCAGTCCCATCCGCGACCGCGAAGCCGGCTTTCTGGCGGAACTCCACCGCCGCGGCATACCCATGAACGAAGACGTCATCGCCCGCGTGCCGTACTTCGCGTACCAGACCGGCTTCGACGCCGCCCGGCAATTGCTGGCGCGGGGCGACCTGGATGCGATCTTCTGCGCCAACGACATCGTGGCGATCGGCGCGCTGGACGGCGTGCGGGCCGGCGGCGCCAGGGTGCCGGACGACACCTGGGTGGTGGGCTACGACGATATTCCGATGTGCGCCTGGCAGGCGATAGACTTGACCACGGTACGCCAGCCGCTGGACGCGATGGTGGAGGCTGCCGTGGCGCGCCTGTGCGAGCGCCTGGGCACGGGCAATCTGCCGCCGCGTCGCGTGGTGCTGCCCAATACGCTGGTCGTGCGCGGCAGCAGCGCGTGA
- the otnI gene encoding 2-oxo-tetronate isomerase: MVKFAANLSMLYTEHGFLDRFQAAAEDGFKGVEFMFPYAWPAHELAARLRGCGLAQALFNAPPGREDAGERGLACLPGRQAEFRDGIERALEYAEALSCPRVHVMAGLAPQGADRARLRETYVGNLAWAAQAAVKAGRDVLMEPINTRDIPGYFLNRQADAHAIAEEVGAPNLRVQMDLYHCQIVEGDLEMRIRQYLPTGRVGHIQIAGVPARHEPDDGEVNYPHLFKVLDELGYDGWIGCEYRPANGTRAGLGWLRSARAAGLGA, from the coding sequence GTGGTCAAGTTCGCAGCGAATCTCAGCATGCTTTACACCGAACACGGTTTCCTGGACCGCTTCCAGGCGGCCGCGGAAGACGGCTTCAAGGGCGTGGAGTTCATGTTTCCCTACGCCTGGCCGGCGCACGAACTGGCGGCCCGCCTGCGCGGATGCGGATTGGCGCAGGCGCTGTTCAACGCGCCGCCCGGCAGGGAAGACGCCGGTGAACGCGGGCTCGCCTGCCTGCCCGGCCGCCAGGCCGAATTCCGTGACGGCATCGAACGCGCGCTGGAATACGCGGAAGCGCTGTCATGCCCGCGCGTGCACGTCATGGCGGGGCTGGCGCCGCAGGGCGCGGACCGTGCCCGTCTGCGCGAGACCTATGTCGGCAACCTTGCATGGGCCGCGCAGGCCGCGGTCAAGGCCGGCCGCGACGTGCTGATGGAACCCATCAATACGCGGGACATTCCCGGCTATTTCCTGAACCGGCAGGCCGACGCGCATGCGATCGCCGAAGAGGTCGGGGCGCCCAACCTTAGGGTGCAGATGGACCTCTATCACTGCCAGATCGTCGAAGGCGACCTGGAGATGCGCATCCGCCAATACCTGCCCACCGGGCGCGTCGGGCATATCCAGATCGCGGGCGTGCCCGCCCGTCACGAACCGGACGATGGCGAGGTGAATTATCCCCATCTGTTCAAGGTGCTGGACGAATTGGGTTATGACGGGTGGATAGGCTGCGAATACCGCCCGGCGAACGGCACGCGCGCCGGACTGGGCTGGCTGCGCAGCGCGCGCGCCGCGGGCCTGGGAGCGTGA
- a CDS encoding MFS transporter codes for MQKRHAALVMFLILLLTYILNAVDRSLFSVLAVEVRGAMNLSLPQVGLASTMFTLGMGIAAIPTGYLLGFMSRKSVVLLGLFIFSLATLLTAYAQGIPDLLAYRFISGLGEAMQATALIAIGTCHFYKHRALVTGSISCFYGIGSFLGPTTTVMLLNAFDWKRPFIVFGLVGVITMAAVWIWVKPWFSESKENEEALTRAGGTAALGTNETIWNPNTIALGIAAICAGVAVFGLFGLYPTYLRNALNFTPAQAAAVMSAIGIGGFVAPLSGWLGDRFGYRRILFVALPLAALSGGLSFTELNRSVFLHAALAAIYGVSILSLLYSNLSAIIIESMTPAKTAQGSGLFIAAYYIPAAFAGYLLAELKEVFGWTAAGVIQTSGFAMLSLVMVAIAGVMRRKAISARAGATLGPRSAHNTNSPYLQEISNGTK; via the coding sequence GTGCAGAAACGCCACGCCGCGTTGGTAATGTTCCTAATCCTGCTGCTGACCTATATATTGAACGCGGTCGATCGCAGCCTGTTCTCGGTGCTCGCGGTCGAGGTGCGCGGCGCGATGAATCTATCGTTGCCTCAGGTCGGCCTTGCCTCCACCATGTTCACGCTGGGCATGGGCATCGCCGCCATCCCGACCGGCTATCTGCTCGGATTCATGTCGCGAAAGTCGGTGGTGCTGCTGGGACTCTTCATTTTTTCCCTTGCCACGCTGCTGACCGCTTATGCGCAAGGGATTCCAGACCTTCTGGCCTACCGTTTCATATCCGGCCTGGGCGAAGCGATGCAGGCAACCGCACTGATCGCCATCGGCACCTGCCATTTCTACAAGCACCGCGCGCTGGTGACCGGTTCGATCTCATGCTTCTACGGCATCGGATCCTTCCTGGGGCCCACGACCACGGTCATGCTCTTGAATGCATTCGACTGGAAAAGGCCGTTCATCGTGTTCGGCCTGGTGGGCGTTATCACGATGGCCGCCGTCTGGATATGGGTCAAGCCGTGGTTCAGCGAAAGCAAGGAAAACGAAGAAGCCCTGACCAGGGCGGGCGGGACCGCCGCGCTGGGAACGAACGAAACCATCTGGAACCCGAACACCATCGCGCTGGGGATCGCGGCGATCTGCGCGGGCGTGGCTGTTTTCGGTCTCTTCGGCCTTTATCCGACCTACCTGCGCAACGCGCTCAATTTCACGCCGGCGCAGGCCGCTGCCGTGATGAGCGCCATCGGGATCGGCGGGTTCGTCGCCCCCCTCAGCGGCTGGCTTGGCGACCGTTTCGGCTATCGCAGGATCCTTTTCGTGGCGCTGCCCTTGGCGGCGCTCTCCGGCGGGCTCTCCTTCACGGAACTGAACCGGTCGGTGTTCTTGCACGCCGCGTTGGCCGCCATCTACGGGGTCTCGATACTCAGCCTGCTTTACTCGAACCTGTCCGCCATCATCATTGAATCGATGACTCCCGCCAAGACGGCACAGGGGTCCGGCCTGTTCATCGCCGCCTATTACATCCCTGCGGCCTTCGCGGGCTACCTCCTGGCGGAACTGAAGGAAGTATTCGGTTGGACCGCCGCCGGCGTTATCCAGACCTCCGGCTTCGCGATGCTGTCGCTCGTCATGGTCGCGATCGCCGGCGTGATGCGCCGCAAGGCGATTTCGGCACGCGCCGGCGCAACACTCGGCCCCAGATCGGCGCACAACACAAACAGCCCATACCTGCAGGAGATCAGCAATGGCACGAAATGA